TCAGAGTCTGCTCACTTGGGAAGGGCTGGAGTGAGACGACAGCAAGCATTTCAGTCAGTAAAGCACTACTAAAACAATCAGACTATTTATTTGAAATCTAAATTATAGAGGGAAAACAGATTTACCAGCTCTGACGGCTGTTACAAAAACCTCTGGGTATTTAGTTTTGTCAGTGCTCTGTAAGGGAAATACTTATGCAAAGCCAAATTGGGTGTTTTATTGATTTTGCAAAAAAGGTACCAGCTGTTGCGTAACAAGAAAAGGATTTTATTTTCACCTCTGAGGCAGCACAAAAGAAACTGTGTTTCACCATTCATGTATATAGCAAAGCAGTACTAGTCTTGATACTTCCCTACATATTCTTACAGTTATATAGGATCTTGTTATGAATTATCTCTTATGTTTTTGTGAGTGGAGGTGTTCTTTAAAACAGCACTGAGGTGGAATCAAATACAGTAATCTAAAACTTGTGGTTTGAAGTCAAAAATGTTTCTGAATGCAGTCACTTTATAACTCAATTTACATAATTTATTCTGCCTGACACCtgacacacaggcagacagaatCCTGTTTATGATTTTAAATTaagttgtacatttttattatcacaagatTTAATctaatgtgcccccccccccccctttttctttttttttttcagcaactaATTGTTAGCAATAGTAGCACTGTTACCTTTGCTTTTAGAAGTCAATAGCACATCTGAACTTTTAGATTCACCACTTCAAGTAAGGTTAACTGCAAATGTAACAGATATTCAAGCCCCATGGAGGCTGTTAAGGGATTTGTCCTCGTTAGGGAGCAGATATTAAACACACAGGCTATGTGTTGTAACTAAACATGATACAAGTGAACACGTAAGTGTGAGTGAGTTTCTATTTTGGGGTGGGCAGGGCGCTGAATACTTTCTGTCATCAAAACTCAGACGTAGTGCTAGGGGTCAAAAGGGTCACCTTGAGAAAAAACAGTTGTACATGCATAGGGGTTTCAAACTATTTgtttaaataagaatattttaaagtattaaaattacacttaattccaTTTAATACATTATGAATACCTGCTTTTCATTTTATGCTCCTAACTTGATCATTTCCCACATCATGTCAAATCACTCAAATAGCTTCCACTCCTTGAGAAACAGATGGAGATGTATATAAAGCCTAAAGATAGCAAGATATGCAGGTCGGGGGATATAGATAGACTCAGATGCAGCAAAACTGAGCAGCCAGCGAGCAACTTTTTCCAAACACAGTCTCACGGATGTCACTCACAGACCTGTTACATGGAGAAGCATTTAGTCATGTTACACATGACTATTATCTAAGgaactatagatagatagatagatactttattgatcctttgcaggaaattgctttgtgcACAATTTTGAGAATGGGACCATAGGTTTGTACAAATCATTTAGAAAGATACAGTCTTTCAAAAAGCAATAATGTGTGATATATAATacaaactgagacaaaatattgAGCAACTTGTTGGAACTAAAAAAGTAATTTACATGTCATTGACACAGACTTCTTCATGAGTAGTATGTAGTAAAAGTGACTTCTTCACTTGTTTGGCAAACAGTGCAACAATATTCATCTGCAGTTGAGTCCACACAATGAAAAAGTGGTGTTGGGAATGTTTTTGGAATGTAATAGGTTACAGATGACTTGTCATCTTGTTATGTAATGTAACTGTTCCAATCACTTTTTCAGAGTAATATAACTTGTCACCTTTGACTTTCTGATGACCTTTTACAACTTAAACAAAAAACTGAATGGGCTTAAAAGTTTTATTCATTTAAACCTTGCAACAGTATGCAACACTGTCAAACTTTATTAACATTCATTCAGTTTAACTGAAATTAGGCTTGAAATTGTTGGATTTTAAAACATATTCACCAAAATATACTGCAAGGATCAGTTGTAATCaccagctttggaaataattagaccaagtgtgattttttaaattgaaattcaGTATTAGTCCTTTGAATTGTTTTATTATATCATGTTGTGAAATTtgtatttaacccccccccccccaaatatttCATGTATCTTGAATCAAAATTTTAACCTAAATTTAGATACAAGAATGCTTTTATTTCTTTACACTTTCACATTTGTTACTGCTTTGTCTCAAAAGTCTGATAAATATTTCCACAACTGTGGATCTGTGAAAACCAAGATTCTGATTAAACctaatttcattcatattttaagtGGTACTTACTGATtacaatgtcatttattttgtctgttttaattcTGTAACATCCTAGCATGGAACTAATTACTTCCCAAACTTGTGAATGAAGTCCAGTGCTTATGTGAAAAGTCTCCATTGGTTTATATCATTAATATCACCTGTGTGATCTACCACTGCCAGCAGCTTTTTACTTACTTTAAAAGTAAGATAATGGACTAAAGTGCTAAACTAATATGATTTGCTTTCCCTCTGCAGCAGCCTTCATTCTGGAGGGAAAGGCCCCAGTCGAGTTCAGCAGGGCGGGCGGAGATGATGAGGAGGCCAGGTCCCTGAGTCCCAGCCATGCTGCTCTGCCTCTGACCCAGACAGAGAGCCCTGGACCCTGGCAGAGCGAGAGCCTGTTGGCTGAGTCATGGTCCACAATGGGAGACGCAGACCCTGAGGACACTAAGAGCCTGGACAGTAGTGAGGGTGCTGTCCTGGCTGGAGAGGAGAACCACTCCTCCAACTCCGACATGGTCCACCTGGAGCGTGAGGAGGCTGAGATGCTAGAAGAAGCGGAGAGGGCAGCAGCAGAGtccagagaggaggagaggaggagaatagaggaggaggaggaggaagatgaggagatgCAGACCAGTGTGTTAAGTGTATTGGGTGGGGAAAAGGAGCTGGTTGAGCTCAGGGAGGAGGAACAGGACCTCCAAGCCCCTGAAACTGAGGGGCTCCTGGTGTCAGCAGAGGAGCCTCACATGGAGAAAGAGCCTGCAGAGTTCATGCAAGTGGTTCCCCCAATGGCCCTGCCTCCTCTGCCTATTGTGAAGCTTGATCCACCTTCCAGCACATCCACACCAGTCCCTACAACCGGATCCTTCGAAGCAGAGGAGCTGTTGTCTGCTCAGGGCCTCCATCCTCCTTCTATTCTTGCACCGATGGCAGCGGAGCCTCCTGTACAGAGTCAAACACTCGACCACTTAAAATTCTCACAGATTTCTCTCTCTGATGCAGAGGAACATTCAGTTAAAACCTCGCAGGTGACAGCTGAGACCCCGGAGCCACAGTTCTCGAGTCCCAAAACTGGCAAACCTTCGAGCTCCACTGAGCTGCCGATGCTGCTGTGTGGAGGCGCTGCTTTAGTGGCTGTTATAGGTGTAGTAGCATATGGAGCTGTGGCCTACTGTAGAAAGTGAAAAATGTCACTTTGAATCCCCATTTACTTTTATTAAGTACATTTTGACAATCTATTCCAAATGAAATATTCCATCTCACTCTCCCACTTCTGGATTTTACTCTGTATTGTAGTTAAAATAATTTGATGTATTGGAATAATTTTGTGCTACCTCAGCTCACAGCAGAATTAATGgcctttatttttctgttttcagtaaatctaaaaaaaaaaaaaatctttaaattgTAAACTAGGAATGTAAAATCATGTAGAATTTTAAAGAATCTTGAAACTTGAAGTGATTTTGATAtatttgtgttattgtgtgtgtcaTTATTTCACAACAGAACAACATAAAACATTATGACTCAGACACAAAGTTTTACGTTTACACACATCCTATAATCTGCCATCTATGTCACAGTGCATACGTCCATGCAACTTCAAGTAAGATGTTTGGTCAAACACTGCATTGGCTACTTAAATATGCCTGTCCATATCTTGGCTTTATGCAGTAAATGACATTAACAAAACACAATATCAAACACCCCAAAGTTGCAGTTTGTACCCTAAAATAGAACTTTAAAATGTTCAACTAACTTTCTGAGCATAATATGCATTTATAGTGTTTTATTCTAACACTTAGAAATAGAGTTCTTAGGTTTGACCCATTGAGTGACATAAccagaaacaaaaacatataaacaaCACAAATTCATTCAACTTAAAAGTTATAAACCGTGACTCTGCATTACCCCAGAGAGAGAGCCAGACAAACCATTTCTTTGTCTTCATTCTTTAAAAGatgatttaattaaaaattcaCAGAAATATGTGGAAAAATAGTTGAGTTGTGACCTGAGGGTAGactgttctttttttcagttaCACTTCAGTAAAAACTTTCCAGAATAGAAGTAACAAAACTTTGCCAAGTTTTATTCACgaataaagaaatattaagtcaaaatgctggttggctgtagtttctgaGATAAAGCCTtggcaaaaaaaaactaaaattctgagaattaataagagaatgggttttactcaaaaggaatgtttgtgccAGAGCTTCCAGATCCATTTCAAAACATTGTCTGTATGTTACAACACATTCGCTTTACAGGTTCTCTCTAGTGGgatatttataaatctattgtataaatgtacagaaatatgtttaataactctttatcacaggggtgtcaaactcattttagttcaggggccacagtaagtccaaactgatctcaagtggaacagaccagtaaaacaatagcataataacttgtaaataatgacgactccaaatttttctctttgttttagtgcaatcaaaattaaataataaaaatatgtacatttacagattatccaaacaaaaatgatgtgaataacctgaaaaaacccgagatttcttgagaaaaataagtgcaattttaacaatattacagctCAATTTACTATTtaaacatgcatattatggattggatctacaaaggcacagaatatttaataacagtaagtataatgttaaaattttacttacaaaatttcaggtttttcacattttattgttaaaggatagtttgtaaatgttaatattttcataatttaatgtaagtttttacactaaaacaaagagaaaaatatggagttgtcattatttataggtgtaatgtaatattatgtttttcacaataaactaagaaaatttggagtcattatttataggttgttatgctattattttagttgagatcacattgccctatatgtggaacctgaactaaaacgagtttgacatccttgattgttaatatctgaagtgtaatttttacaaattcatcccgtgggctggactggaacttttggcgggccggttttggcccccaggctgcttgtttgacacccctgctttatcatatacattgaaaatatCAGCTatccagcacttttgtcatttgttttccaaatcATCTTATTAAAGCATGGATGATATCACACAtctaatctctgaggcagatcatttctacagaattgtagaccagtgtaagagGAGATACTCTCTAATAAACTTCTCCATCCTGCCACCTGCTGTTCAGTCAACACCACTGCCGTAATAcagcatgaaaactatgaaacgtGAATCAGGAAACACCAGAGGTGTGCAACTGAAAGGATGACCACAGATAGGCATGTGTAGCTGATTACATGCCCATAATTTAGTaacatttaatcatttaaaaacctaagaaaaacattaaataaccaaCAGAGACAAAATGGGTAAGGGTAACAGGTGTAACTTTTTTGCCTGTATTATGaatctatataaatatatatacatcaaTAAAAAGTACTTGAGCAGATTATGTTTAGTGTTTTATTAACCATGACATGGACATGATCACACTCTGTGGTCACACTAGCATCAACCTGATAGACTGATTATACATCAGTGGCTTTGACACTTCTTGATTTTCATCGAGTGCCAGTAAATAAAGAAGAACAATGGGCTCAGTCTGTGCTGCGGTTTGCCTGCCGTTCCCACATGCATGCAGCTATTGAATTAAGAAGGGGAAGGAAAGTCCTTctttatttggacaaataaacCTGCACTATACCTGCTCTGTTAAACAACACATGAGTGCACCATCACACACtaatctctgtctttttttttccttctaacaTATCCCACACACACCTGACCACATATCATACCTCAGTTTCCTGATACCTGACCTGATCACTGCCAAACAACACCAGTTAAATGTATCAAAAGGAAAATTACAGTAAAGTCATGGAAGCAATACCATTTTAATAAAGTAATGTCTAAAATGTATTAGTgccaatgacataaaaacatagaaaaaaacaatgtttGCTGTTTTTGTCACCAGTTTAGCATCTACTCTTTTAATTAAGTAAATCAATTGCACaagtacattatttttatttatctatttaaccttttttcaaCCAGAAAGGGCTTCTTGTAACTAAAAACATCTTCTTTAGGAGCATTCATGGATTTCGACAGGGTTTGTGTTACGAGGTCAGTGTAACAGCTGAACATTCAGGCACATACACCATATAAATTATGTGGCAATAAATAACACAACTGTACATGCTGCACAGATATTAGGTCATTAATGCAATTATCCACTCttgaaatattgataaaattagctAAGTTTGAGGCTCTCCTGTTtacattagcaaaaaaaacaaaacaaaacaaaacaaaacaaaaaaacattagtcAAATCTGAAACAAACTTCAGAGTCAATAATTAATCAGAGATCCTCTGGGCCTAGAGGTGAGTAGTTTCTAACAAACATGGTTTTACTGTAGACTGAATGGTGTGAATATTCAGTTAAATGCTATTGGAGTGTcagtattttgttgtattttatgactCATGTatttgccagtttgtgtttttaatttactgatttcattcattcattcattttctgaacccactttatcctcactagggtcacaggggtcgcttggagcctatcccagctacataggggcgaaggtggggtacaccctggacaagtcgccagttcatcgcagggcatttactaatttttttcagttaataatTTCAAGACATTTTTCTATGTTTGGACAATAATATTAATTACTTTCATGATTTCATTCATCTGTGAGAGACCACatacaatattaaaaatatattaacTTCTTCAACTCCAACAGGTCTCCATTGGAAAATCTAAATGTGAAACTgtttataatgaatacagttatgGCCTAAAGTTTTACCAATGacacaaactatcttttcactaAATTTCctgcttccttttctttttctcgaTTTTTTCCCCTACATTTctctgaagtaaactgaagaaCAGTTATAAAAGGTTTAAAAGATTTTATAAGcaagttattcacatttgcaCAAAGAGTCAGTTTATGTCACTGTCAAAGTTTTTGGCCAAGACTGTAAACGAGATAAATAATAGTACTTAAATTTACTCTGGATGGAGTacctctgaataataataataatacagcatCAGTAATTGTACAATTTTGAGGAAAAATACACctaaaatcattaaaaacatgtCCTTATCCTACTCAGCGTCAACAGCTGCATACAATGTAAGGCTCCGGCTGCAGCTGAAAGGTTGTGGTCTGTAATTTATGGAACTGATCTGACAAGAGTTTCACACCAAATGGAAAGAGGGAAAGACGGAGTAGGAGAGAGGATGAGGTTTGTGGTtctttgtttttatcagtgtgCTGCACAGGcaggaaacacacacaggtaatCACTCACATGCACATTTGCATGCTtgcatgcgcgcacacacacacacaaacacacacacacacacacctacacacacactctcacacatacccacacacacacacacacacacacacacacacacacacacacacactatcagtACCGTAATTTACTCTGACAgcgtgttttttttaaattaaaaaacatcacATATTTTACTGGGTAAAATCAAACTGAACAAGGATACATAAAGGATTTTTATCTCAGAAGATGAGGTGAGCCACATGAAAATACACCCTCatcatgtatatatttttttcatggcgATAATCTGTGCATCTCTGTGTCTTTGTTTCCATATTGTTTCCAGCTCAGTGCTCAGGCCTGACTGCCATCACTCTTAACCAGGCTGAAAGGGGAACTTCAGGCCCAAGAGTCAGTTGATATTTAAAACTGTACACCTGAGATAAATGAACTTCTCAAAAAGCCTCTGTTTATTTGAAGAGGGGGTGGCTTTATGAAAAAAGGTGCAGGATGAATATAATAGTGATCATCGCATTCTTAACCATTAACCTTTACAATCTCATGTATCTGAAGCTCTGTTTATGACACGCTGGCCAATTGGAAATTCAAACAATACTAACTTTACTTGAAATCAGCCTCAGCACCAGAATTAGTTCATATGCATGAGGGGTGCAAAGTACTGAGGTTGTTTTGACTGCCATAATGACTTAGTGATACACTtgtgaaaataaacaataaattaaagagaataaaaaaatatatgaagtaGGTACAAAACTCAAACATTAACAGGTTGAATCTAGCTTTCAAATCTACAGAAGACCCCCAAATGGTGCTGTTATATGCAGCATATGTAACTTAAAGCATTAAATTACTATAAAGTAAAGGCTGAATgtcagaaaaaaagtaaaattaggatTTATTCAGTCATTAAATTAAGTACAAATTGGTTTCACGTGTGTAACAGAGATTTTAATGTGctgtaaataattataacaaTGCAAAATCATAAGGTCTGAGTTGGATGCaaaatgcaaatgtattttttttcatagtctattcagattttattttttgattaaatttttttttttttaaatttaccaaGCATGCTAAATTTGCATATCAGAACACTTATGTACTGTTAGATCTATGAGCAAATACTATTCACAAGAAATAGTATTTccaaaaaattcttaaattcataaattattgtatttgtgatttattttttaacaaaccttTAAAGAGGAATGTAAAGTCAGCACTGGCATATATTTTATACTTTCCAAAGGGGGAGAAAAATTGGCTCTTATCACAAATCCTTTTTATGCAAATGTTTGTATGTTTAAATTTCAATTTACTGAAAACTGTATCGCTAAACACCACCATTTATGCATGTGTATATTCCATACTTATCTCACTCAGCATGCAAATTGGTGGTATTCCTGGATCGCGTGTGCAATAAAAGAGGTTTTTGTTGTTTGCAGATTGTGATCTCCACTATGAGAGAGTGTgatgctcagatgtctatctgATCTGTGCTTTCAAAAAAGAGAAGTGTAGAGCTGTGCTCCATCATGACGTAAACAACTGTGAACAGGTATATATATGTACCTTTCCAAATACTTTACACCTGCACTTGTGTTCCTACCTGTTAGGACAGAAGTAGATTTATCTGACGACACAATCAAGAATAGAAGATGGTGAGTTATACTGGTgctatacataaataaattagaaaacgaaaattcattttttatttttgctctttttcaacaaaataatataatatggatagttttgggtgaaaaaaagtcttttataaaaaatgtttttcgATATATTTTAGACTTCCTTGGACAATGACATGAACTTCCAGGATGCGATTGATGTGATTCAACAGCATTCAAACAATTCATATTATGATTCAGGTACAGGGAAATActgcacatacatatatataatacacaACTACTACATTTGAATTTCATGTGTATTTGTTACTGTTTGAGTActgtttttatatctttttagaGTACTCATACTATGAGACTCTGGGTCCACCGCAGCCATCACTGCAGTGTCAGATCTCCTGTTGCCTGGTCACACACCCTTCTGATGTAGCAGCCCCCACGTATGACTGGAATGACACAACTGTAAGTAGTGCACATGATAAAGTGAAAAGAAGACATGTGACTGAGATACAGGCAGATAGAGG
This region of Sphaeramia orbicularis chromosome 12, fSphaOr1.1, whole genome shotgun sequence genomic DNA includes:
- the LOC115430826 gene encoding bcl-2-like protein 13 — its product is MGDADPEDTKSLDSSEGAVLAGEENHSSNSDMVHLEREEAEMLEEAERAAAESREEERRRIEEEEEEDEEMQTSVLSVLGGEKELVELREEEQDLQAPETEGLLVSAEEPHMEKEPAEFMQVVPPMALPPLPIVKLDPPSSTSTPVPTTGSFEAEELLSAQGLHPPSILAPMAAEPPVQSQTLDHLKFSQISLSDAEEHSVKTSQVTAETPEPQFSSPKTGKPSSSTELPMLLCGGAALVAVIGVVAYGAVAYCRK